Proteins found in one Pseudomonas sp. P8_241 genomic segment:
- a CDS encoding ABC transporter permease, with protein MSHLSSPREEFETLLQPLTSVPLERELPLGQRLWQQGWLRKSLILILLAVLWEAVARYQNNDLLLPSFLQTSHALYEGMLSGELLGKVWISLVVLLKGYLIGIVLAFGLTTLAVSTQFGRDLLSTLTSMFNPLPAIALLPLALLWFGLGQNSLIFVLVHSVLWALALNTYAGFLGVSETLRMAGRNYGLKGMRFVLFILIPAALPSILAGLKIGWAFAWRTLIAAELVFGATSGKGGLGWYIFQNRNELYTDKVFAGLAVVILIGLLVENLVFDSLERVTVKRWGMVR; from the coding sequence ATGAGCCATTTATCATCCCCGCGTGAAGAATTCGAAACGCTGTTGCAGCCGCTGACCAGCGTGCCGCTGGAGCGCGAACTGCCGCTTGGCCAGCGCCTGTGGCAACAAGGCTGGCTGCGTAAAAGCCTGATCCTGATTTTGCTGGCGGTGCTTTGGGAAGCCGTTGCCCGCTATCAGAACAATGACCTGCTGTTGCCAAGTTTTTTGCAGACTTCTCACGCTTTATACGAGGGTATGCTCAGCGGTGAATTGCTCGGCAAAGTCTGGATTTCATTAGTGGTGTTGCTCAAGGGTTACCTGATCGGCATCGTTCTGGCGTTTGGCCTGACCACGCTGGCGGTGTCGACTCAATTCGGACGAGACCTGCTCAGTACCCTGACCTCGATGTTCAACCCGTTGCCGGCCATTGCGCTGCTGCCGCTGGCGCTGCTGTGGTTTGGGCTGGGGCAGAACAGCCTGATTTTCGTGCTGGTGCATTCGGTGCTTTGGGCCTTGGCGCTGAACACCTACGCCGGCTTCCTCGGCGTCTCGGAAACCCTGCGTATGGCCGGGCGTAACTACGGTCTCAAGGGCATGCGTTTTGTGCTGTTCATCCTGATTCCGGCAGCACTGCCGTCGATCCTCGCCGGCCTGAAAATCGGTTGGGCGTTTGCCTGGCGTACCTTGATCGCGGCCGAGCTGGTGTTTGGTGCGACGAGCGGCAAGGGCGGGTTGGGGTGGTACATCTTTCAGAATCGCAATGAGCTGTACACCGACAAGGTGTTTGCCGGGTTGGCGGTAGTGATCCTGATCGGGTTGCTGGTGGAGAACCTGGTGTTTGATTCGTTGGAGCGGGTAACGGTGAAGCGGTGGGGGATGGTGCGGTGA
- a CDS encoding LysR family transcriptional regulator — MQLPDMNLLIALDALLDEGSVVGAARRMNLSPAAMSRTLTRIREAIGDPILVRAGRGLVPTPKALELREQVRSVVEQAALLFRSADAVELGSLRRRFSIRANDFFVGVYGGKLFDTLDRQAPHCELRFVPEGDGDDEALREGRIDLSISNTRPLTPEVKVQNLFSTHFVGLVREDHPLFDEEITAERYAGFSHISMSRRGIARGPIDTALNALGLERRVAVIAPSFHAAMFALPDSDLILPVPKEALLSVRRLGLKLRSFDLPIPLPTLMLTQAWHPRFDKDPAHRWMRETVKACCDETWLAAQPV; from the coding sequence ATGCAGTTGCCAGACATGAACCTGCTAATCGCCCTCGACGCCTTGCTCGACGAGGGCAGTGTCGTGGGCGCTGCGCGGCGGATGAACCTCAGCCCGGCGGCGATGAGCCGGACATTGACACGCATTCGCGAAGCCATCGGCGACCCGATCCTGGTACGTGCCGGGCGAGGCCTGGTGCCGACGCCCAAGGCGCTGGAGTTGCGCGAGCAGGTGCGCAGTGTGGTGGAGCAGGCGGCGTTGCTGTTTCGTTCGGCCGATGCGGTGGAGTTGGGCTCATTGCGGCGGCGGTTCAGTATTCGGGCCAACGACTTTTTTGTCGGCGTTTACGGCGGTAAGTTGTTCGATACCCTCGACCGGCAGGCGCCGCACTGTGAGTTGCGTTTTGTGCCTGAGGGTGATGGCGACGATGAGGCGCTGCGTGAGGGGCGCATCGATTTGAGCATCAGCAACACCCGGCCGCTGACGCCGGAAGTGAAAGTGCAGAATTTGTTTTCCACGCACTTTGTTGGCCTGGTGCGTGAGGATCATCCGCTGTTTGATGAAGAAATCACTGCAGAACGGTATGCCGGATTTTCTCATATCAGCATGTCCCGACGCGGTATCGCGCGAGGGCCGATCGATACCGCACTCAATGCACTGGGGTTGGAGCGTCGGGTGGCAGTGATTGCGCCGAGTTTCCATGCGGCAATGTTCGCGTTGCCCGATTCGGACCTGATTCTGCCGGTACCCAAGGAAGCATTGTTGAGCGTGCGACGGCTGGGATTGAAGCTGCGCTCCTTTGACCTGCCGATCCCGTTGCCGACCTTGATGCTGACCCAGGCCTGGCACCCACGTTTCGACAAGGACCCGGCCCATCGGTGGATGCGCGAAACGGTCAAGGCGTGTTGCGATGAGACGTGGCTCGCCGCGCAACCCGTTTGA
- a CDS encoding MFS transporter, with protein MTSLTVPTPVIATRSAPSAQVFGPRIIIGLVGVLLAVLVSGLNEMVTKVALADIRGALAIGYDEGTWLVASYTATSVAAMAFAPWCAVTFSLRRFTLCAISLFTLLGVLCPFAPNYESLLLMRTLQGLAGGALPPMLMTVALRFLPANVKLYGLAGYALTATFGPGLGTPLAGLWTEYVGWQWTFWQIIAPCLIAMVAVAYGLPQDPLRLERFKQFNWRGLLLGFPAICMLVIGILQGNRLDWFESDLICVLLSGGLLLLVLFLINEWSQPIPFFKMQMLGIRNLSFALLTLAGVLVVLLAVIIIPSSYLAQVQGYRPVQTAPIMLLAALPQLIALPLVAALCNFRWVDCRWVLGIGLSMLALSCIGGSQLTSAWIRDDFYVLQWLQIFGQPMAVLPLLMLSTGSINPMEGPFASAWFNTVKGLSAVIATGVIEVLTTSRLHFHSTMLVDRLGNSPLNDDNAPGLAHRIHEQAVVLTASDLYLCMAGIAVTLILLIFWLPTRTYPPRAPT; from the coding sequence ATGACTTCCCTCACGGTCCCGACGCCAGTCATCGCGACCCGCTCGGCGCCCTCGGCGCAAGTCTTCGGCCCGCGCATCATCATTGGCCTGGTGGGCGTGTTGCTGGCGGTGCTGGTGTCGGGTCTGAACGAGATGGTGACCAAAGTCGCCCTGGCCGATATTCGCGGCGCGTTGGCCATTGGCTACGACGAAGGCACCTGGCTGGTTGCCAGTTACACCGCGACTTCGGTGGCCGCCATGGCCTTCGCGCCGTGGTGCGCGGTGACGTTCTCGCTGCGTCGGTTCACCTTGTGCGCCATCAGCCTGTTCACCCTCTTGGGCGTGCTGTGTCCGTTTGCGCCGAATTACGAAAGCCTGCTACTGATGCGCACCTTGCAAGGCCTGGCTGGCGGCGCTTTGCCGCCGATGTTGATGACCGTCGCCCTGCGCTTTCTACCGGCCAACGTGAAGTTGTATGGCCTGGCCGGTTATGCCCTGACCGCCACGTTCGGTCCGGGCCTTGGAACGCCATTGGCCGGGTTGTGGACCGAGTATGTCGGGTGGCAGTGGACCTTCTGGCAAATCATCGCACCGTGCCTGATTGCAATGGTTGCCGTGGCGTATGGGCTGCCGCAGGACCCTTTGCGGCTGGAGCGTTTCAAGCAATTCAACTGGCGCGGACTGCTGCTGGGGTTTCCAGCGATTTGCATGCTGGTGATCGGCATTTTGCAGGGCAATCGACTGGACTGGTTCGAGTCCGATTTGATCTGCGTGTTGCTCAGTGGCGGACTGTTGTTGCTGGTGCTGTTCTTGATCAATGAATGGTCGCAGCCGATTCCGTTTTTCAAGATGCAGATGCTCGGCATCCGTAACCTGTCGTTCGCCTTGCTGACCCTGGCCGGCGTACTGGTAGTGCTGCTGGCGGTGATCATTATTCCGTCCAGTTACCTGGCGCAGGTCCAGGGTTATCGCCCGGTGCAGACCGCGCCGATCATGCTACTGGCGGCGCTGCCGCAATTGATTGCGCTGCCGTTGGTGGCGGCGTTGTGCAATTTTCGCTGGGTCGATTGTCGCTGGGTGCTGGGTATCGGCTTGAGCATGCTGGCGCTGTCCTGCATCGGTGGTTCGCAGTTGACATCGGCGTGGATTCGCGACGATTTCTATGTGCTGCAATGGTTGCAAATCTTCGGTCAACCGATGGCAGTGCTACCGCTGCTGATGTTGTCCACCGGCAGCATCAACCCGATGGAGGGACCGTTCGCCTCGGCCTGGTTCAATACCGTCAAAGGCCTGTCGGCGGTGATCGCCACAGGCGTGATTGAGGTGCTGACCACGTCGAGGCTGCACTTCCATTCGACGATGCTCGTTGACCGTCTCGGCAATTCTCCCCTGAACGACGACAACGCCCCTGGCCTCGCCCATCGCATACATGAACAAGCGGTGGTGCTGACGGCTTCGGATCTTTATCTGTGCATGGCCGGCATTGCGGTGACGCTGATCCTGCTGATTTTCTGGCTGCCGACGCGGACTTATCCGCCACGCGCGCCGACCTGA
- a CDS encoding HlyD family secretion protein: MKTQAKQKIAVAVAAALAVGVLFYLAVPDLFGKRTQQSTNDAFVSADYTLVVPRVAGFIRQVLVEDNQQVKAGQLLALIDDRDLRAAAQAADAETLVARAQLQNAKATLERQSSVIAQAQSSVVSAKAEMAFAEHELNRYNHLAGVGAGTVQNAQQARTRIDQASARLANATAVLAAERKQVEILAAQRDAAEGGLKRAQAALEMASYELSYTRIVAPQDGMVGERAVRVGAYVVPGSKILAVVPLAQAYVMANFQETQLTDVQPGQQVQVRVDSLGGAALSGRVESIAPATGVTFAAVKPDNATGNFTKVVQRIPVKIVLEPGQPLAERLRVGMSVEASIDTVSSVTSAREVTQR; the protein is encoded by the coding sequence ATGAAGACTCAAGCAAAGCAAAAAATCGCCGTGGCAGTGGCTGCCGCGTTGGCCGTCGGTGTGCTGTTTTATCTGGCAGTGCCTGACCTGTTCGGTAAACGCACGCAGCAGAGTACCAATGACGCCTTTGTTTCGGCTGACTACACCCTGGTGGTGCCGCGGGTGGCCGGGTTCATCAGGCAGGTGCTGGTCGAAGACAACCAGCAGGTCAAGGCCGGGCAGTTGCTGGCGTTGATCGATGACCGGGATCTGCGCGCCGCTGCCCAGGCTGCCGACGCTGAAACCCTGGTCGCTCGGGCGCAACTGCAAAACGCCAAGGCGACCCTTGAGCGGCAGTCTTCGGTGATTGCTCAAGCGCAATCGTCGGTGGTTTCGGCCAAGGCCGAGATGGCATTCGCCGAGCATGAACTGAACCGCTACAACCACTTGGCCGGCGTGGGTGCCGGTACGGTGCAAAACGCTCAGCAAGCGCGCACGCGCATCGACCAGGCCAGCGCTCGGCTGGCGAATGCCACGGCCGTGCTCGCGGCGGAGCGCAAACAGGTGGAGATCCTCGCCGCTCAACGCGATGCTGCCGAAGGCGGATTGAAGCGGGCGCAAGCAGCACTGGAAATGGCCAGCTATGAATTGTCTTACACACGGATCGTTGCGCCTCAGGATGGCATGGTCGGTGAGCGTGCGGTGCGGGTCGGCGCTTATGTCGTGCCGGGGAGCAAGATCCTCGCAGTGGTGCCGTTGGCTCAGGCTTATGTGATGGCCAACTTTCAGGAGACTCAACTGACCGACGTGCAGCCAGGGCAGCAGGTGCAAGTGCGCGTCGACAGTCTCGGGGGCGCGGCGCTCAGTGGTCGGGTCGAGAGCATTGCGCCGGCCACCGGGGTTACCTTCGCTGCGGTTAAACCGGATAACGCCACCGGCAACTTCACCAAGGTGGTGCAGCGGATTCCGGTGAAGATCGTGCTGGAACCGGGGCAGCCATTGGCTGAACGCTTGCGGGTGGGGATGTCGGTTGAGGCGAGTATCGATACCGTCAGCTCGGTGACGTCTGCGCGCGAGGTGACGCAGCGATGA
- a CDS encoding efflux transporter outer membrane subunit, with protein MSYVDRADVIASRLAPTVDRIHLWERACSRRGHQARPVLGALLAISLSACTVGPDFQKPDAPKISEWSKPARSGPSQAIAESLGERWWEVFNDPKLSDLSQRALTDNLDLKLASSRLQQSRAVRQVNTANRYPNTAASGSYARKRNSGEGLNDPSGHNGDSAFNLWDGGFSASWELDFWGRVRRETEAADATLEVAENDRRGVLLSVLAETAQDYIQLRGVQNTRLVTEQNLDVARHSLKLSQLRLADGVATDLDVAEAAAQVAAIEARLPALEQRQSQLINALSLLMGEPPQALAAELSTDAPVPQTPRQVAIGLPSQLAERRPDIRQAQARLHAATASIGVAKGDFYPRITLSGNIGSQAMQLSDFGSWGSRSFGIGPQFSLPLFDGGRLRGVLDLREAQQQEAAIAYQQTVLRAWHEIDDQLTSYNASQLRRDSLAEAVRQNRIALQTAQQQYVEGVVDFVTVLTVQGALLATQEQWVESSTGVSLAAVGLYKALGGGWQSVYPLTAQR; from the coding sequence ATGAGCTACGTTGATCGTGCTGACGTCATCGCGAGCAGGCTCGCTCCTACCGTTGACCGCATTCACCTGTGGGAGCGGGCTTGCTCGCGAAGGGGTCATCAGGCGCGACCAGTCCTGGGTGCCTTGCTCGCCATCAGTCTCAGCGCCTGCACCGTCGGCCCGGATTTCCAGAAACCTGATGCGCCGAAAATTTCCGAATGGTCCAAGCCCGCCAGAAGCGGACCCAGCCAAGCCATCGCCGAGTCCTTGGGCGAGCGCTGGTGGGAGGTGTTCAACGATCCCAAACTCTCGGACCTTAGCCAGCGCGCATTGACCGACAACCTCGACCTGAAGCTGGCCAGCAGCCGCTTGCAGCAAAGCCGCGCCGTGCGCCAGGTGAACACCGCCAACCGTTATCCCAATACCGCCGCCAGCGGCAGTTACGCACGCAAACGCAACAGTGGCGAAGGGCTGAACGATCCGTCCGGCCATAACGGCGATTCCGCGTTCAACCTGTGGGATGGCGGTTTTTCAGCTTCCTGGGAGCTGGATTTCTGGGGTCGGGTACGCCGCGAAACCGAAGCCGCCGACGCCACCCTGGAAGTCGCGGAGAACGACCGGCGCGGGGTGCTGTTGTCGGTGCTGGCCGAGACCGCCCAGGACTACATTCAGCTGCGCGGCGTGCAAAACACCCGGCTCGTGACCGAACAGAACCTCGACGTCGCTCGCCACAGCCTGAAGCTTTCGCAGCTGCGCCTGGCCGATGGTGTCGCCACCGATCTGGACGTCGCCGAAGCCGCTGCACAAGTCGCAGCCATCGAAGCGCGCCTGCCGGCGCTGGAGCAACGCCAATCGCAACTGATCAACGCCTTGAGCCTGTTGATGGGTGAGCCGCCCCAAGCGCTGGCGGCAGAGTTATCCACAGACGCGCCGGTGCCGCAAACGCCGCGTCAGGTCGCCATTGGCCTGCCGTCGCAACTGGCCGAACGTCGTCCGGACATTCGTCAGGCCCAAGCGCGTCTGCATGCCGCCACTGCGAGCATCGGCGTGGCCAAAGGTGATTTTTACCCGCGCATCACCTTGTCGGGGAACATCGGCTCACAAGCCATGCAGCTGAGCGATTTCGGCTCCTGGGGTTCGCGCTCATTCGGCATCGGCCCGCAATTCAGCCTGCCGCTGTTCGACGGCGGACGCTTGCGCGGTGTGCTTGATTTGCGCGAAGCGCAGCAGCAAGAAGCGGCCATCGCATACCAGCAAACCGTATTGCGCGCCTGGCATGAAATCGACGATCAACTGACGAGCTACAACGCCAGTCAGCTGCGTCGCGACAGCCTCGCTGAAGCGGTGCGCCAGAACCGTATCGCCTTGCAAACCGCACAACAGCAATACGTTGAGGGTGTGGTGGATTTCGTCACTGTACTGACCGTGCAAGGCGC